The Brassica oleracea var. oleracea cultivar TO1000 chromosome C7, BOL, whole genome shotgun sequence sequence ACTTATAATAAGGCGTCTGGAAAGTCTTCCCAGCTGGACGACTTATCGGACGACTTAATTAAGTCGTCTGGAAAGTCTTCCATCTGGACGACTTATTAGACGACTTATAATAAGGCGTCTGGAAAGTCTTCCCAGCTGGACGACTTATCGGACGACTTAATTAAGTCGTCTGGAAAGTCTTCCATCTGGACGACTTATTAGACGACTTATAATAAGGCGTCTGGAAAGTCTTCCCAGCTGGACGACTTATCGGACGACTTAATTAAGTCGTCTGGAAAGTCTTCCATCTGGACGACTTATTAGACGACTTATAATAAGGCGTCTGGAAAGTCTTCCCAGCTGGACGACTTATCGGACGACTTAATTAAGTCGTCTGGAAAGTCTTCCATCTGGACGACTTATTAGACGACTTATAATAAGGCGTCTGGAAAGTCTTCCCAGCTGGACGACTTATCGGACGACTTAATTAAGTCGTCTGGAAAGTCTTCCATCTGGACGACTTATTAGACGACTTATAATAAGGCGTCTGGAAAGTCTTCCCAGCTGGACGACTTATCGGACGACTTAATTAAGTCGTCTGGAAAGTCTTCCATCTGGACGACTTATTAGACGACTTATAATAAGGCGTCTGGAAAGTCTTCCCAGCTGGACGACTTATCGGACGACTTAATTAAGTCGTCTGGAAAGTCTTCCATCTGGACGACTTATTAGACGACTTATAATAAGGCGTCTGGAAAGTCTTCCCAGCTGGACGACTTATCGGACGACTTAATTAAGTCGTCTGGAAAGTCTTCCATCTGGACGACTTATTAGACGACTTATAATAAGGCGTCTGGAAAGTCTTCCCAGCTGGACGACTTATCGGACGACTTAATTAAGTCGTCTGGAAAGTCTTCCATCTGGACGACTTATTAGACGACTTATAATAAGGCGTCTGGAAAGTCTTCCCAGCTGGACGACTTATCGGACGACTTAATTAAGTCGTCTGGAAAGTCTTCCATCTGGACGACTTATTAGACGACTTATAATAAGGCGTCTGGAAAGTCTTCCCAGCTGGACGACTTATCGGACGACTTAATTAAGTCGTCTGGAAAGTCTTCCATCTGGACGACTTATTAGACGACTTATAATAAGGCGTCTGGAAAGTCTTCCCAGCTGGACGACTTATCGGACGACTTAATTAAGTCGTCTGGAAAGTCTTCCATCTGGACGACTTATTAGACGACTTATAATAAGGCGTCTGGAAAGTCTTCCCAGCTGGACGACTTATCGGACGACTTAATTAAGTCGTCTGGAAAGTCTTCCATCTGGACGACTTATTAGACGACTTATAATAAGGCGTCTGGAAAGTCTTCCCAGCTGGACGACTTATCGGACGACTTAATTAAGTCGTCTGGAAAGTCTTCCATCTGGACGACTTATTAGACGACTTATAATAAGGCGTCTGGAAAGTCTTCCCAGCTGGACGACTTATCGGACGACTTAATTAAGTCGTCTGGAAAGTCTTCCATCTGGACGACTTATTAGACGACTTATAATAAGGCGTCTGGAAAGTCTTCCCAGCTGGACGACTTATCGGACGACTTAATTAAGTCGTCTGGAAAGTCTTCCATCTGGACGACTTATTAGACGACTTATAATAAGGCGTCTGGAAAGTCTTCCCAGCTGGACGACTTATCGGACGACTTAATTAAGTCGTCTGGAAAGTCTTCCATCTGGACGACTTATTAGACGACTTATAATAAGGCGTCTGGAAAGTCTTCCCAGCTGGACGACTTATCGGACGACTTAATTAAGTCGTCTGGAAAGTCTTCCATCTGGACGACTTATTAGACGACTTATAATAAGGCGTCTGGAAAGTCTTCCCAGCTGGACGACTTATCGGACGACTTAATTAAGTCGTCTGGAAAGTCTTCCATCTGGACGACTTATTAGACGACTTATAATAAGGCGTCTGGAAAGTCTTCCCAGCTGGACGACTTATCGGACGACTTAATTAAGTCGTCTGGAAAGTCTTCCATCTGGACGACTTATTAGACGACTTATAATAAGGCGTCTGGAAAGTCTTCCCAGCTGGACGACTTATCGGACGACTTAATTAAGTCGTCTGGAAAGTCTTCCATCTGGACGACTTATTAGACGACTTATAATAAGGCGTCTGGAAAGTCTTCCCAGCTGGACGACTTATCGGACGACTTAATTAAGTCGTCTGGAAAGTCTTCCATCTGGACGACTTATTAGACGACTTATAATAAGGCGTCTGGAAAGTCTTCCCAGCTGGACGACTTATCGGACGACTTAATTAAGTCGTCTGGAAAGTCTTCCATCTGGACGACTTATTAGACGACTTATAATAAGGCGTCTGGAAAGTCTTCCCAGCTGGACGACTTATCGGACGACTTAATTAAGTCGTCTGGAAAGTCTTCCATCTGGACGACTTATTAGACGACTTATAATAAGGCGTCTGGAAAGTCTTCCCAGCTGGACGACTTATCGGACGACTTAATTAAGTCGTCTGGAAAGTCTTCCATCTGGACGACTTATTAGACGACTTATAATAAGGCGTCTGGAAAGTCTTCCCAGCTGGACGACTTATCGGACGACTTAATTAAGTCGTCTGGAAAGTCTTCCATCTGGACGACTTATTAGACGACTTATAATAAGGCGTCTGGAAAGTCTTCCCAGCTGGACGACTTATCGGACGACTTAATTAAGTCGTCTGGAAAGTCTTCCATCTGGACGACTTATTAGACGACTTATAATAAGGCGTCTGGAAAGTCTTCCCAGCTGGACGACTTATCGGACGACTTAATTAAGTCGTCTGGAAAGTCTTCCATCTGGACGACTTATTAGACGACTTATAATAAGGCGTCTGGAAAGTCTTCCCAGCTGGACGACTTATCGGACGACTTAATTAAGTCGTCTGGAAAGTCTTCCATCTGGACGACTTATTAGACGACTTATAATAAGGCGTCTGGAAAGTCTTCCCAGCTGGACGACTTATCGGACGACTTAATTAAGTCGTCTGGAAAGTCTTCCATCTGGACGACTTATTAGACGACTTATAATAAGGCGTCTGGAAAGTCTTCCCAGCTGGACGACTTATCGGACGACTTAATTAAGTCGTCTGGAAAGTCTTCCATCTGGACGACTTATTAGACGACTTATAATAAGGCGTCTGGAAAGTCTTCCCAGCTGGACGACTTATCGGACGACTTAATTAAGTCGTCTGGAAAGTCTTCCATCTGGACGACTTATTAGACGACTTATAATAAGGCGTCTGGAAAGTCTTCCCAGCTGGACGACTTATCGGACGACTTAATTAAGTCGTCTGGAAAGTCTTCCATCTGGACGACTTATTAGACGACTTATAATAAGGCGTCTGGAAAGTCTTCCCAGCTGGACGACTTATCGGACGACTTAATTAAGTCGTCTGGAAAGTCTTCCATCTGGACGACTTATTAGACGACTTATAATAAGGCGTCTGGAAAGTCTTCCCAGCTGGACGACTTATCGGACGACTTAATTAAGTCGTCTGGAAAGTCTTCCATCTGGACGACTTATTAGACGACTTATAATAAGGCGTCTGGAAAGTCTTCCCAGCTGGACGACTTATCGGACGACTTAATTAAGTCGTCTGGAAAGTCTTCCATCTGGACGACTTATTAGACGACTTATAATAAGGCGTCTGGAAAGTCTTCCCAGCTGGACGACTTATCGGACGACTTAATTAAGTCGTCTGGAAAGTCTTCCATCTGGACGACTTATTAGACGACTTATAATAAGGCGTCTGGAAAGTCTTCCCAGCTGGACGACTTATCGGACAAAAAAAAAAATGTTAATGGCATTTTCGTAGATAAAATGCAGGTGTGGGGTTAAAATCTCAAAAAAAAAAGGAGTCAAAAGAAAAGGTTAGTTTTCTGTTTGACTCCAAGTTTTGAGTCACTTTTGCAAAAAGCCCTATAATATCAGTAAACAATTGCATCGTTGTGTGTATTTTTTCAGTGTCAATCCATTAGAGGATGATTAATAGAGAGTTCTTAGGGTGTGTTTCTTAACTGTTTTAGTTAAAAGTTAAATGACGGGTTCTTATATCTCGCTAAAAACTTCTCCCTAAAAATTCCTCATTAATCATACTCTTAGATACTAAGATCGTACGGTCGGTGAAGACCTAACCCGTAACAACTTAATTGGAAATTAATCGGGTTTAATTGAAAATTTGTTTCACATTATAATATTATAAATTTATATATATTCAATATAATAGTTAGAACATATTGGTTTTAATTGATGACTACATTTTAAGAAAATGATTATGATGAAGTCCTTTTTCATTTTTTTGTACCAATTAAATTGTAGTTTTTTGTTAAATTATAGACATATTTTTCTCATGTATGTCAAGTTTTGTTAAAAAAATATTTTATTTTAAGACTTCGATAAGCACAAGATGATTTAAAATTCGTATTTTTATTTATAAATTTCTCTAATGAAATTTTGTTCATTTTTTCTTTAATCCAATGCTCACCACTCAATACCATAATGCCAAAGTATTTCTAAGATAAATTTCTAAAAAGAATTATTGACAACTAATAAAAAAAAAACATCATACTAATGTGCATCTGCTATTGAGCTAATGAGAAAAATAATGTTTGTATGGTTTTTGAAGGTAAACTAACTATTCATTTGGTATCATAATGGTGCGGTTTGCAACACTGGAAAAAAATAAAGAAAAGCATTGAACCGGTGGTTTTCTTTTGTAACAGCAAATGATGGCATAAAGATCTGATGCTCCTTTCAGAGATGCAAAGGCGAAGCTAATGGAGATAAGATGGCAGCAAGCGAAACGCATGGAGGCACGTTTGGATACGAAAACAGAGAGGAAAAGAAAGAAGAAACTAAAGGGATTAGAGAATGGCCATGGTCATGCTTGGGCCATGAATTCTCTCTTGTTAAAAAAATATGAAACTTTTTGTGTATATTTTGTTGCTGTGTGTTTGGTTTACTTAAAAAAAAAGGATGAGAAAGATTGCGATATATGTGGAGTCGAGATTGCAGATGGAGCTTCTGCGGTCAATGAACATCCTTTCAAAAGAAGCACTGCTTTTCTTCTTGGTAATGAGGTAATAATCTATCAATAGGAACATCAAACATTGGTGTGAGTGTGACGTTATGTGAGGCTTAGTGAATCTATTATCATTACTAAAATGTGAAAGTTTTGGGATTTTTTTTGGGTAGCGATCAGGTTTATCAGCCAAAGAGTATGAGATATGTGACTTCTTTGTGTACATTCCTCAGTATGGCTGTGGCACTGCCTCCTTGAATGTCACCGTTGCTGCTTCTATCGTCTTGCATCATTTTGGGGGTACTTTTCTCTCTCTTTAGTTTTTTTTTGGATTAAGATTGTAAGAAACTTTGTTAGAAAGCAAACTTATGGAGAATAGTAACTCTGTTAAATCATGAGATGTGACTATTCTAGTCGTTGCTTGCTTTTAAAATGCATTGTTTTTGTTCAGTTTGGGCTGGATTTTCTGAACGTGTCCGAGATGGAAGCAAGTTTATAGTTGCGGATAGACCCTTAAGGCAAGGGAAACGGAATATCTGTGCTGGTACTGAAGAATCCATCGTTGAAGAGCGCAAGTTGAGGAAAGAAAATGCGGAAAATGGGTTCTTTGATGAAGATGGAAACGGGAATTCATCAGAGTCATCATCATCTGAGCTTTTAAACGGTTTGTTCCTAAACGAATAATCGTCTTTGTAAGAAGAACAAAGTCTTTGATTTGGGTTCATAAAAGATCAAAAGCTCCTCACACTTGTTAGTTCCTTAGTTACCAAAGCCTCTATGATCATTGTTTTGCAAGTAGAGAAAGCTGATTACAAGAAGTTAGTCGCTTGATCTTGATTTGTTGTTTTACCTTTTTGTATGAGTAGATGGTTTCAGGTGAAAGAATCTCTTTGCTCACCTCTTTACATTAATCTTCTTCTTAACAATTCCCACTAGATATGTGATCAATTTATTTTCCTTTGTTGTTGATATAAGTATAAAGCTTATGGAAATGTTAAATATCCAACAATATTCTTTCTTTTATTAACACTTCAGTTAATACATGAAATTATTTTTAAAGCAAAAAGTTAAAATGCAATTTCTTTAATTTTTGTTCCAAAAATATAGTTCTTTATTCACAGAATAGTACCATCCAGATTTCATCAAGCAACAACTTGAGCAGCTGCTAGCCTTGCAATAGGAACCCTTCAACCAAATACAAAAACAAAAATACCCAAATTTACATCAATCAGATTTTTATTTAATGGAAAAAGTTAGGTTTTGATTGAGCAGTAACTAAATAATGTACCTGAAAGGAGAACAAGAAACATAGTCAAGTCCCACTTCAGCAAAGAATGCAACGGATGATGGCTCTCCTCCATGTTCTCCACATACTCCAACCTGTTTATTAATTAACTCAGAACTCATTCACTCAATCTCAAACTCTATGTGATTCAAATTCAATTCACAAACACAACTTACCTTGAGGTTAGGCCTAGCCGCTCGTCCTTTTTCTGTTGCCATCTTGACCAGTTGCCCTACACCTCTTTGATCAAGAACCTGGCACAAACATATAAACAAGACCTATCAAGATTTTACCTTTTGGAGAGAGAGAGAGAGCAAATGAACTTCTCTACATTACCTCAAAAGGGTCGTTCTGTAAAATTCCTTTGGCGAGGTAAATCGGCAGAAACTTTGCAACATCGTCTCTACTGTATCCAAATGTCATCTGTGTCAAGTCATTTGTCCCAAACGAGAAAAACTCTGCCTCTTCCGCAATCTATCACAAAAACAGGGTTTCTTCTACTTTAGCAACTTCTTCTTGTTATAGTGTAAGTACATTACTACACTTACCTCATCTGCAATGAGCGCAGCTCGAGGGATCTCAATCATTGTCCCAACCTTGTAGCTCACGGTATGACCCGTCTCAGCAAATACTTTCTTTGCAACTTCCCGGATTACATTAACTTGGTGTCCCAGTTCCTGCCATCATCATCATTTCTTTAAAAATGTTTCTGAACTATCTTACAAAGAGTAACTATATGTTTGTTTTTACATACCTGAGGAGTTCCTACAAGTGGAACCATAAGCTCAGGAAGAACAGTAACGCCTTGTTTCTGCATTGACGCTGCTGCTTCAAAAATCGCACGTGCTTGCATTTCTGTTAACTCTGGATATGATA is a genomic window containing:
- the LOC106306462 gene encoding uncharacterized protein LOC106306462 — translated: MNSLLLKKYETFCVYFVAVCLVYLKKKDEKDCDICGVEIADGASAVNEHPFKRSTAFLLGNERSGLSAKEYEICDFFVYIPQYGCGTASLNVTVAASIVLHHFGVWAGFSERVRDGSKFIVADRPLRQGKRNICAGTEESIVEERKLRKENAENGFFDEDGNGNSSESSSSELLNGLFLNE